The following are encoded together in the Leptolyngbya sp. CCY15150 genome:
- a CDS encoding AraC family transcriptional regulator — protein sequence MLRTGCANADIALQVGFSSQSHLTQQFKRLTGMTPKQVR from the coding sequence GTGCTGCGCACAGGCTGCGCCAACGCAGATATTGCCTTACAGGTCGGCTTCTCCAGCCAAAGCCACTTAACCCAACAGTTTAAGCGCCTCACTGGCATGACACCGAAACAGGTTCGCTAA